From a region of the Leptolyngbya sp. FACHB-261 genome:
- a CDS encoding UPF0182 family protein: MSFLLSRWSWVLGLALIGFGFLVDQAITLAVESFWFAEVDYLSVFATSLGVRLLLWLAGFVLALLILGSDLSYVWRRTVLPRAKFRDQELGSWLKRLLIVSVLGLSAVMAEFFSKDWLPVLTWLNQVRFETQDPLFHQDLAFYMYSLPVWQALLFWSLLLWLLVLGSSALLYGLRQRLTTQPDSSESAKTIVKATAQRLPLAASQHLLWLVGVLWLHVALTHWLSRYDLLYSSRGVIFGANYADVHAQLPANWFLAGISLLSAVACFWLGWHSLKNAPTKTLLLLVGGYVLSFLLIGVLYPQVIQAFVVLPNELERELPYIERNIQFTRQGYNLTNVETQAFTLKDNLTYKDIQNNPGTIRNIRLWDSQPLLETYRQLQEIRPYYQFPTVDVDRYSIDGELRQVMHSARELDYSQVPRRARTWVNQHFFYTHGYGFTLSPVNIVTHEGLPDFFIKDIPPQATSPAIETAIPVDNPSIYYGELTRTNVFVSTTDKELDYPQGNQNVYASYTGTGGVPVARFWQRLLYAWHFRDPRMLPANEFTDQSRFMFRRNIQERVQTIAPFLRYDRDPYMVIEDGRLYWFLDAYTTSTHYPYSEPSDAPFDFNYIRNAVKVVIDAYNVSVDFYVSDPQDPLIRTYQRSFPALLQPLEKLPQSLRRHLRYPEDLFQVQAQQYATYHMDDSQVFYNKEDQWHIPPETRQGITQPMRPNYLILKLPNQQNQKDNSLPEEFALLSPFTPSNKDNLIAWMAARCDAEEYGKLLVYEFSKQSQFLGLAKLRLVLIKPQRSQSRFLSGTSMVRA, from the coding sequence ATGTCCTTTCTACTGTCTCGATGGTCGTGGGTTCTTGGTCTTGCCCTCATTGGCTTTGGCTTTTTGGTAGACCAAGCGATCACCTTAGCAGTCGAAAGTTTTTGGTTTGCAGAAGTTGACTACCTAAGCGTTTTTGCCACCAGCCTTGGGGTCCGTCTTTTGCTCTGGCTGGCAGGGTTTGTCTTGGCGCTCCTGATTCTAGGAAGCGATCTCAGCTATGTCTGGCGCCGAACAGTTTTACCTAGAGCAAAATTCAGAGACCAAGAGCTAGGCTCCTGGCTGAAGCGATTACTCATTGTCAGCGTCCTCGGGCTGAGCGCCGTAATGGCGGAGTTTTTCTCAAAGGACTGGCTGCCGGTTCTGACTTGGCTCAACCAGGTGCGCTTTGAAACGCAAGATCCTCTCTTCCACCAGGATCTCGCGTTTTACATGTACAGCCTCCCAGTCTGGCAAGCACTGCTGTTTTGGAGCCTGCTGCTGTGGCTCCTAGTTTTAGGCAGCAGCGCTTTGCTTTATGGCTTACGGCAGAGACTGACCACACAGCCTGATAGCTCAGAGTCAGCTAAGACAATAGTCAAGGCAACAGCCCAAAGATTGCCTCTAGCAGCTTCACAGCACCTCCTTTGGTTAGTTGGAGTTCTCTGGCTGCATGTTGCCCTGACACACTGGCTTAGCCGCTATGATCTGCTCTATTCTTCTAGGGGCGTTATCTTTGGGGCAAACTATGCAGATGTTCATGCTCAGCTCCCAGCTAATTGGTTCTTAGCAGGAATTAGTTTATTAAGTGCTGTTGCTTGCTTCTGGCTAGGATGGCATAGTCTCAAAAACGCACCCACTAAAACCCTGTTGCTGCTAGTCGGTGGTTATGTTTTGAGCTTCCTTCTAATTGGCGTCCTATATCCGCAAGTCATTCAAGCCTTTGTCGTTCTGCCTAACGAACTAGAACGAGAACTTCCTTACATCGAACGCAATATTCAGTTCACTCGCCAGGGTTATAATCTAACGAATGTTGAAACTCAAGCTTTCACACTGAAAGATAACCTTACCTACAAGGATATTCAAAACAACCCTGGTACGATTAGAAACATCCGACTTTGGGACAGTCAGCCTTTACTGGAAACCTATCGGCAGTTGCAAGAGATCCGGCCCTACTACCAATTTCCCACCGTTGATGTAGATCGCTATTCAATTGATGGAGAGCTGCGTCAAGTGATGCACTCTGCGCGGGAATTAGATTATAGTCAGGTGCCGCGACGGGCTAGAACCTGGGTCAACCAGCATTTCTTTTATACCCACGGTTACGGTTTCACCCTTAGCCCGGTCAACATTGTGACCCACGAAGGCTTACCAGATTTTTTTATTAAAGATATTCCACCTCAGGCCACTAGCCCAGCGATTGAAACCGCTATTCCCGTTGATAACCCTTCTATTTATTATGGCGAGTTGACTCGCACAAATGTATTTGTCTCTACTACAGATAAGGAACTAGATTATCCTCAAGGCAATCAAAATGTTTATGCCAGTTACACGGGTACGGGTGGAGTTCCCGTTGCGCGATTCTGGCAACGTCTGCTTTACGCTTGGCACTTCAGAGATCCACGAATGTTGCCAGCCAATGAATTTACTGACCAAAGTAGATTCATGTTTCGACGTAATATTCAGGAGCGAGTACAAACAATCGCGCCTTTCCTGCGTTACGACCGTGATCCCTATATGGTGATCGAGGATGGTCGCCTTTATTGGTTTTTAGACGCTTACACCACGAGTACGCACTATCCCTACTCAGAACCTAGCGACGCTCCCTTCGACTTCAACTACATTCGTAACGCAGTCAAAGTTGTTATTGATGCCTATAACGTCAGTGTTGATTTTTACGTTTCTGACCCTCAAGACCCACTCATCAGAACCTATCAACGCAGTTTTCCGGCTCTGCTTCAGCCTCTAGAAAAACTGCCTCAGAGCTTACGGCGTCATCTGCGCTATCCCGAAGACCTCTTTCAGGTTCAGGCACAGCAGTACGCTACATATCATATGGATGACTCTCAGGTTTTCTACAACAAAGAAGACCAATGGCACATTCCCCCGGAGACGCGACAGGGGATCACACAGCCGATGCGGCCCAACTACCTGATCCTAAAGTTGCCTAATCAGCAGAACCAGAAGGACAATAGCCTCCCCGAAGAGTTTGCGCTGTTATCTCCCTTTACGCCATCCAACAAAGACAACCTAATTGCTTGGATGGCCGCCCGTTGCGATGCTGAGGAGTATGGCAAGCTCCTAGTCTATGAGTTCTCCAAGCAAAGTCAATTTTTGGGCCTCGCCAAGTTGAGGCTTGTATTAATCAAGCCCCAGAGATCTCAGAGCAGATTTCTCTCTGGAACCAGCATGGTTCGCGCGTGA